From a single Miscanthus floridulus cultivar M001 chromosome 8, ASM1932011v1, whole genome shotgun sequence genomic region:
- the LOC136475006 gene encoding LRR receptor-like serine/threonine-protein kinase ER2 isoform X1 codes for MTLLPRPRRGSAPAMARLLRALAAVLLLAAAAVAEDGATLLEIRKSFRDGGNALRDWSGDGASPGYCSWRGVLCDNITFAVAALNLSGLNLEGEISPVIGSLQRVVSIDLKSNGLSGHIPDEIGDCSLLETLDLSSNNLEGDIPFSISKLKHLENLILKNNKLVGVIPSTLSQLPNLKILDLAQNKLSGEIPNLIYWNEVLQYLGLRSNSLEGSLSSDMCQLTGLWYFDVKNNSLTGTIPETIGNCTSFQVLDLSNNHLTGEIPFNIGFLQVATLSLQGNKFSGPIPSVIGLMQALAVLDLSFNELSGPVPSILGNLTYTEKLYLQGNRLTGLIPPELGNMSTLHYLELNDNLLTGFIPPDLGKLTELFELNLANNNLIGPIPENLSSCANLISFNAYGNKLNGTIPRSFHKLESLTYLNLSSNHLSGALPIEVARMRNLDTLDLSCNMITGSIPSAIGKLEHLLRLNLSKNNVGGYIPAEFGNLRSIMEIDLSYNHLRGLIPQEVGMLQNLILLKLESNNITGDVSSLTYCLSLNILNVSYNHLYGIVPTDNNFSRFSPDSFLGNPGLCGYWLRSSSCTQLPSAERMKRSSTSKAPKVAFIGIGVVGLVILLVILVAVCWPQNSPVLKDVSVNKPDNLAAASSNVPPKLVILHMNMALHVYDDIMRVTENLSEKYIIGYGASSTVYRCDLKNCKPIAIKKLYAHYPQSLKEFETELETVGSIKHRNLVSLQGYSLSPSGNLLFYDYLENGSLWDILHAASSKKKKLDWEARLKIALGAAHGLAYLHHECSPRIIHRDVKSKNILLDKDYEAHLADFGIAKSLCVSKTHTSTYVMGTIGYIDPEYARTSRLNEKSDVYSYGIVLLELLTGKKPVDDECNLHHLILSKAAENTVMEMVDQDITDTCKDLGEVKKVFQLALLCSKRQPSDRPTMHEVARVLDSLVRPGALPKQAQPQVSEKSSTAPSYVSEYVGLRGGSALSCANSSSASDAELFMKFGEVISRSTE; via the exons ATGACACTGCTGCCCCGACCCCGACGCGGCTCAGCGCCGGCCATGGCCCGCCTCCTCCGGGCCCTcgccgccgtcctcctcctcgcggccgccgccgtcgccgaggaCG GGGCAACACTGCTGGAGATCAGGAAATCTTTCCGCGACGGCGGCAACGCGCTGCGCGATTGGTCCGGCGACGGCGCATCGCCGGGCTACTGCTCGTGGCGCGGCGTGCTATGCGACAACATCACCTTCGCTGTCGCCGCGCT CAACCTCTCTGGGCTCAACCTCGAGGGTGAAATCTCACCGGTCATCGGGAGTCTGCAACGTGTTGTCTCAAT AGATTTGAAGTCGAATGGACTCTCGGGACATATCCCTGATGAGATTGGTGATTGTTCGTTGCTTGAAACTCT GGATTTGTCCTCTAACAATCTAGAAGGAGACATACCATTCTCCATATCCAAGCTGAAGCACCTTGAGAACTT GATTTTGAAGAACAACAAGCTGGTGGGGGTGATTCCATCGACACTCTCTCAGCTTCCAAATTTGAAGATATT GGACTTGGCTCAAAACAAGCTAAGTGGTGAAATTCCGAATCTAATATATTGGAATGAGGTTCTTCAATACTT GGGATTGCGAAGCAATAGTTTAGAAGGAAGCCTCTCTTCCGATATGTGCCAGTTAACTGGTCTGTGGTACTT TGATGTGAAGAACAATAGCTTGACGGGTACAATACCAGAAACCATAGGGAACTGTACGAGCTTTCAGGTCTT GGATTTGTCAAACAATCACCTTACTGGAGAAATCCCATTCAATATTGGTTTCCTGCAAGTGGCTACGTT GTCTTTGCAAGGGAACAAGTTCTCTGGCCCTATACCATCAGTGATTGGCCTTATGCAGGCACTTGCAGTGCT GGATCTGAGTTTCAATGAGCTATCTGGCCCAGTACCGTCTATACTGGGCAACTTGACATACACTGAGAAATT ATACCTGCAAGGCAACCGGCTAACTGGATTGATACCACCAGAGCTTGGTAATATGTCGACACTGCATTACCT GGAATTGAATGACAATCTGTTGACTGGGTTCATTCCTCCTGATcttggaaaactcacagaattgTTTGAATT GAACCTTGCAAACAACAACCTTATAGGACCTATCCCTGAGAATTTAAGTTCATGTGCAAATCTCATTAGTTT CAATGCTTATGGCAATAAATTGAATGGAACCATTCCACGTTCATTTCACAAGCTCGAGAGtctgacttatct GAATCTGTCATCAAATCATCTCAGTGGAGCACTTCCAATTGAGGTAGCAAGAATGAGAAATTTAGACACTCT GGACTTATCCTGTAACATGATCACTGGTTCAATTCCCTCAGCTATTGGGAAACTAGAGCATCTTTTGAGACT TAACTTAAGCAAAAATAATGTGGGTGGATACATTCCTGCTGAATTTGGGAACTTGAGGAGCATCATGGAGAT TGATTTGTCCTACAACCACCTCCGTGGCCTGATTCCTCAAGAGGTTGGGATGCTACAAAATCTGATACTGTT AAAATTAGAAAGCAATAATATTACTGGAGATGTCTCTTCACTTACTTACTGCTTGAGTCTCAATATCTT AAATGTATCATACAACCACCTTTATGGTATTGTACCTACAGACAACAACTTCTCACGATTTTCACCCGACAG CTTCTTGGGTAACCCTGGACTTTGTGGCTATTGGCTTCGCTCTTCTTCATGCACACAGTTACCCAGTGCTGAGCGAATGAAGAGAT CCTCTACCTCAAAGGCCCCAAAGGTTGCATTTATTGGTATTGGTGTCGTAGGGCTTGTTATTCTGCTGGTTATCCTAGTAGCTGTTTGCTGGCCACAGAATTCACCAGTGCTCAAAGATGTCTCTGTAAACAAACCAG ATAACCTTGCTGCAGCATCAAGCAACGTTCCTCCCAAGCTTGTGATCCTCCACATGAACATGGCCCTCCATGTATATGATGATATAATGAGGGTTACTGAAAATTTGAGCGAAAAATACATCATTGGTTACGGAGCCTCAAGTACTGTCTACAGATGTGATCTGAAGAACTGCAAGCCGATTGCGATTAAAAAGCTATATGCTCACTACCCCCAGAGCTTGAAGGAATTTGAGACTGAACTTGAGACTGTTGGAAGCATCAAACACCGGAATCTTGTAAGCCTTCAGGGGTACTCCCTGTCACCTTCTGGGAATCTTCTTTTCTATGATTACTTGGAAAATGGCAGCCTCTGGGACATTTTACATG CAGCTTCATCGAAGAAAAAGAAACTCGATTGGGAGGCTCGTCTCAAGATTGCTCTTGGTGCTGCTCATGGGCTTGCTTATCTTCACCATGAATGCAGTCCGCGAATAATTCACAGGGATGTGAAATCAAAGAATATCCTCCTAGACAAAGATTATGAGGCTCATCTTGCTGACTTTGGTATTGCCAAGAGCTTGTGTGTATCGAAGACGCACACATCAACATACGTGATGGGCACCATTGGCTACATTGACCCTGAGTATGCACGAACATCCCGGCTCAACGAGAAATCGGATGTATACAGCTACGGCATTGTCTTGTTGGAGTTGCTTACTGGCAAAAAGCCTGTCGACGATGAGTGCAATCTTCATCACTTG ATCCTATCCAAAGCCGCAGAGAACACGGTCATGGAGATGGTCGACCAAGACATCACCGACACGTGCAAAGATCTTGGCGAGGTCAAGAAGGTGTTCCAATTGGCACTCCTTTGCAGCAAGAGGCAACCATCGGATCGGCCAACCATGCATGAGGTCGCGCGCGTCCTGGACAGCCTAGTCCGCCCAGGTGCGCTCCCAAAGCAGGCACAGCCACAGGTGTCGGAGAAGTCATCCACCGCTCCGAGCTACGTCAGCGAGTATGTCGGTCTACGAGGTGGCAGCGCCCTCTCCTGCGCCAATTCATCCAGTGCGTCCGACGCCGAGCTCTTCATGAAGTTTGGTGAGGTGATATCACGGAGCACGGAGTAG
- the LOC136475006 gene encoding LRR receptor-like serine/threonine-protein kinase ER2 isoform X3, with the protein MTLLPRPRRGSAPAMARLLRALAAVLLLAAAAVAEDGATLLEIRKSFRDGGNALRDWSGDGASPGYCSWRGVLCDNITFAVAALNLSGLNLEGEISPVIGSLQRVVSIDLKSNGLSGHIPDEIGDCSLLETLDLSSNNLEGDIPFSISKLKHLENLILKNNKLVGVIPSTLSQLPNLKILDLAQNKLSGEIPNLIYWNEVLQYLGLRSNSLEGSLSSDMCQLTGLWYFDVKNNSLTGTIPETIGNCTSFQVLDLSNNHLTGEIPFNIGFLQVATLSLQGNKFSGPIPSVIGLMQALAVLDLSFNELSGPVPSILGNLTYTEKLYLQGNRLTGLIPPELGNMSTLHYLELNDNLLTGFIPPDLGKLTELFELNLANNNLIGPIPENLSSCANLISFNAYGNKLNGTIPRSFHKLESLTYLNLSSNHLSGALPIEVARMRNLDTLDLSCNMITGSIPSAIGKLEHLLRLNLSKNNVGGYIPAEFGNLRSIMEIDLSYNHLRGLIPQEVGMLQNLILLKLESNNITGDVSSLTYCLSLNILNVSYNHLYGIVPTDNNFSRFSPDSFLGNPGLCGYWLRSSSCTQLPSAERMKRSSTSKAPKVAFIGIGVVGLVILLVILVAVCWPQNSPVLKDVSVNKPASSNVPPKLVILHMNMALHVYDDIMRVTENLSEKYIIGYGASSTVYRCDLKNCKPIAIKKLYAHYPQSLKEFETELETVGSIKHRNLVSLQGYSLSPSGNLLFYDYLENGSLWDILHAASSKKKKLDWEARLKIALGAAHGLAYLHHECSPRIIHRDVKSKNILLDKDYEAHLADFGIAKSLCVSKTHTSTYVMGTIGYIDPEYARTSRLNEKSDVYSYGIVLLELLTGKKPVDDECNLHHLILSKAAENTVMEMVDQDITDTCKDLGEVKKVFQLALLCSKRQPSDRPTMHEVARVLDSLVRPGALPKQAQPQVSEKSSTAPSYVSEYVGLRGGSALSCANSSSASDAELFMKFGEVISRSTE; encoded by the exons ATGACACTGCTGCCCCGACCCCGACGCGGCTCAGCGCCGGCCATGGCCCGCCTCCTCCGGGCCCTcgccgccgtcctcctcctcgcggccgccgccgtcgccgaggaCG GGGCAACACTGCTGGAGATCAGGAAATCTTTCCGCGACGGCGGCAACGCGCTGCGCGATTGGTCCGGCGACGGCGCATCGCCGGGCTACTGCTCGTGGCGCGGCGTGCTATGCGACAACATCACCTTCGCTGTCGCCGCGCT CAACCTCTCTGGGCTCAACCTCGAGGGTGAAATCTCACCGGTCATCGGGAGTCTGCAACGTGTTGTCTCAAT AGATTTGAAGTCGAATGGACTCTCGGGACATATCCCTGATGAGATTGGTGATTGTTCGTTGCTTGAAACTCT GGATTTGTCCTCTAACAATCTAGAAGGAGACATACCATTCTCCATATCCAAGCTGAAGCACCTTGAGAACTT GATTTTGAAGAACAACAAGCTGGTGGGGGTGATTCCATCGACACTCTCTCAGCTTCCAAATTTGAAGATATT GGACTTGGCTCAAAACAAGCTAAGTGGTGAAATTCCGAATCTAATATATTGGAATGAGGTTCTTCAATACTT GGGATTGCGAAGCAATAGTTTAGAAGGAAGCCTCTCTTCCGATATGTGCCAGTTAACTGGTCTGTGGTACTT TGATGTGAAGAACAATAGCTTGACGGGTACAATACCAGAAACCATAGGGAACTGTACGAGCTTTCAGGTCTT GGATTTGTCAAACAATCACCTTACTGGAGAAATCCCATTCAATATTGGTTTCCTGCAAGTGGCTACGTT GTCTTTGCAAGGGAACAAGTTCTCTGGCCCTATACCATCAGTGATTGGCCTTATGCAGGCACTTGCAGTGCT GGATCTGAGTTTCAATGAGCTATCTGGCCCAGTACCGTCTATACTGGGCAACTTGACATACACTGAGAAATT ATACCTGCAAGGCAACCGGCTAACTGGATTGATACCACCAGAGCTTGGTAATATGTCGACACTGCATTACCT GGAATTGAATGACAATCTGTTGACTGGGTTCATTCCTCCTGATcttggaaaactcacagaattgTTTGAATT GAACCTTGCAAACAACAACCTTATAGGACCTATCCCTGAGAATTTAAGTTCATGTGCAAATCTCATTAGTTT CAATGCTTATGGCAATAAATTGAATGGAACCATTCCACGTTCATTTCACAAGCTCGAGAGtctgacttatct GAATCTGTCATCAAATCATCTCAGTGGAGCACTTCCAATTGAGGTAGCAAGAATGAGAAATTTAGACACTCT GGACTTATCCTGTAACATGATCACTGGTTCAATTCCCTCAGCTATTGGGAAACTAGAGCATCTTTTGAGACT TAACTTAAGCAAAAATAATGTGGGTGGATACATTCCTGCTGAATTTGGGAACTTGAGGAGCATCATGGAGAT TGATTTGTCCTACAACCACCTCCGTGGCCTGATTCCTCAAGAGGTTGGGATGCTACAAAATCTGATACTGTT AAAATTAGAAAGCAATAATATTACTGGAGATGTCTCTTCACTTACTTACTGCTTGAGTCTCAATATCTT AAATGTATCATACAACCACCTTTATGGTATTGTACCTACAGACAACAACTTCTCACGATTTTCACCCGACAG CTTCTTGGGTAACCCTGGACTTTGTGGCTATTGGCTTCGCTCTTCTTCATGCACACAGTTACCCAGTGCTGAGCGAATGAAGAGAT CCTCTACCTCAAAGGCCCCAAAGGTTGCATTTATTGGTATTGGTGTCGTAGGGCTTGTTATTCTGCTGGTTATCCTAGTAGCTGTTTGCTGGCCACAGAATTCACCAGTGCTCAAAGATGTCTCTGTAAACAAACCAG CATCAAGCAACGTTCCTCCCAAGCTTGTGATCCTCCACATGAACATGGCCCTCCATGTATATGATGATATAATGAGGGTTACTGAAAATTTGAGCGAAAAATACATCATTGGTTACGGAGCCTCAAGTACTGTCTACAGATGTGATCTGAAGAACTGCAAGCCGATTGCGATTAAAAAGCTATATGCTCACTACCCCCAGAGCTTGAAGGAATTTGAGACTGAACTTGAGACTGTTGGAAGCATCAAACACCGGAATCTTGTAAGCCTTCAGGGGTACTCCCTGTCACCTTCTGGGAATCTTCTTTTCTATGATTACTTGGAAAATGGCAGCCTCTGGGACATTTTACATG CAGCTTCATCGAAGAAAAAGAAACTCGATTGGGAGGCTCGTCTCAAGATTGCTCTTGGTGCTGCTCATGGGCTTGCTTATCTTCACCATGAATGCAGTCCGCGAATAATTCACAGGGATGTGAAATCAAAGAATATCCTCCTAGACAAAGATTATGAGGCTCATCTTGCTGACTTTGGTATTGCCAAGAGCTTGTGTGTATCGAAGACGCACACATCAACATACGTGATGGGCACCATTGGCTACATTGACCCTGAGTATGCACGAACATCCCGGCTCAACGAGAAATCGGATGTATACAGCTACGGCATTGTCTTGTTGGAGTTGCTTACTGGCAAAAAGCCTGTCGACGATGAGTGCAATCTTCATCACTTG ATCCTATCCAAAGCCGCAGAGAACACGGTCATGGAGATGGTCGACCAAGACATCACCGACACGTGCAAAGATCTTGGCGAGGTCAAGAAGGTGTTCCAATTGGCACTCCTTTGCAGCAAGAGGCAACCATCGGATCGGCCAACCATGCATGAGGTCGCGCGCGTCCTGGACAGCCTAGTCCGCCCAGGTGCGCTCCCAAAGCAGGCACAGCCACAGGTGTCGGAGAAGTCATCCACCGCTCCGAGCTACGTCAGCGAGTATGTCGGTCTACGAGGTGGCAGCGCCCTCTCCTGCGCCAATTCATCCAGTGCGTCCGACGCCGAGCTCTTCATGAAGTTTGGTGAGGTGATATCACGGAGCACGGAGTAG
- the LOC136475006 gene encoding LRR receptor-like serine/threonine-protein kinase ER2 isoform X4 → MTLLPRPRRGSAPAMARLLRALAAVLLLAAAAVAEDGATLLEIRKSFRDGGNALRDWSGDGASPGYCSWRGVLCDNITFAVAALNLSGLNLEGEISPVIGSLQRVVSIDLKSNGLSGHIPDEIGDCSLLETLDLSSNNLEGDIPFSISKLKHLENLILKNNKLVGVIPSTLSQLPNLKILDLAQNKLSGEIPNLIYWNEVLQYLGLRSNSLEGSLSSDMCQLTGLWYFDVKNNSLTGTIPETIGNCTSFQVLDLSNNHLTGEIPFNIGFLQVATLSLQGNKFSGPIPSVIGLMQALAVLDLSFNELSGPVPSILGNLTYTEKLYLQGNRLTGLIPPELGNMSTLHYLELNDNLLTGFIPPDLGKLTELFELNLANNNLIGPIPENLSSCANLISFNAYGNKLNGTIPRSFHKLESLTYLNLSSNHLSGALPIEVARMRNLDTLDLSCNMITGSIPSAIGKLEHLLRLNLSKNNVGGYIPAEFGNLRSIMEIDLSYNHLRGLIPQEVGMLQNLILLKLESNNITGDVSSLTYCLSLNILNVSYNHLYGIVPTDNNFSRFSPDSFLGNPGLCGYWLRSSSCTQLPSAERMKRSSTSKAPKVAFIGIGVVGLVILLVILVAVCWPQNSPVLKDVSVNKPASSNVPPKLVILHMNMALHVYDDIMRVTENLSEKYIIGYGASSTVYRCDLKNCKPIAIKKLYAHYPQSLKEFETELETVGSIKHRNLVSLQGYSLSPSGNLLFYDYLENGSLWDILHASSKKKKLDWEARLKIALGAAHGLAYLHHECSPRIIHRDVKSKNILLDKDYEAHLADFGIAKSLCVSKTHTSTYVMGTIGYIDPEYARTSRLNEKSDVYSYGIVLLELLTGKKPVDDECNLHHLILSKAAENTVMEMVDQDITDTCKDLGEVKKVFQLALLCSKRQPSDRPTMHEVARVLDSLVRPGALPKQAQPQVSEKSSTAPSYVSEYVGLRGGSALSCANSSSASDAELFMKFGEVISRSTE, encoded by the exons ATGACACTGCTGCCCCGACCCCGACGCGGCTCAGCGCCGGCCATGGCCCGCCTCCTCCGGGCCCTcgccgccgtcctcctcctcgcggccgccgccgtcgccgaggaCG GGGCAACACTGCTGGAGATCAGGAAATCTTTCCGCGACGGCGGCAACGCGCTGCGCGATTGGTCCGGCGACGGCGCATCGCCGGGCTACTGCTCGTGGCGCGGCGTGCTATGCGACAACATCACCTTCGCTGTCGCCGCGCT CAACCTCTCTGGGCTCAACCTCGAGGGTGAAATCTCACCGGTCATCGGGAGTCTGCAACGTGTTGTCTCAAT AGATTTGAAGTCGAATGGACTCTCGGGACATATCCCTGATGAGATTGGTGATTGTTCGTTGCTTGAAACTCT GGATTTGTCCTCTAACAATCTAGAAGGAGACATACCATTCTCCATATCCAAGCTGAAGCACCTTGAGAACTT GATTTTGAAGAACAACAAGCTGGTGGGGGTGATTCCATCGACACTCTCTCAGCTTCCAAATTTGAAGATATT GGACTTGGCTCAAAACAAGCTAAGTGGTGAAATTCCGAATCTAATATATTGGAATGAGGTTCTTCAATACTT GGGATTGCGAAGCAATAGTTTAGAAGGAAGCCTCTCTTCCGATATGTGCCAGTTAACTGGTCTGTGGTACTT TGATGTGAAGAACAATAGCTTGACGGGTACAATACCAGAAACCATAGGGAACTGTACGAGCTTTCAGGTCTT GGATTTGTCAAACAATCACCTTACTGGAGAAATCCCATTCAATATTGGTTTCCTGCAAGTGGCTACGTT GTCTTTGCAAGGGAACAAGTTCTCTGGCCCTATACCATCAGTGATTGGCCTTATGCAGGCACTTGCAGTGCT GGATCTGAGTTTCAATGAGCTATCTGGCCCAGTACCGTCTATACTGGGCAACTTGACATACACTGAGAAATT ATACCTGCAAGGCAACCGGCTAACTGGATTGATACCACCAGAGCTTGGTAATATGTCGACACTGCATTACCT GGAATTGAATGACAATCTGTTGACTGGGTTCATTCCTCCTGATcttggaaaactcacagaattgTTTGAATT GAACCTTGCAAACAACAACCTTATAGGACCTATCCCTGAGAATTTAAGTTCATGTGCAAATCTCATTAGTTT CAATGCTTATGGCAATAAATTGAATGGAACCATTCCACGTTCATTTCACAAGCTCGAGAGtctgacttatct GAATCTGTCATCAAATCATCTCAGTGGAGCACTTCCAATTGAGGTAGCAAGAATGAGAAATTTAGACACTCT GGACTTATCCTGTAACATGATCACTGGTTCAATTCCCTCAGCTATTGGGAAACTAGAGCATCTTTTGAGACT TAACTTAAGCAAAAATAATGTGGGTGGATACATTCCTGCTGAATTTGGGAACTTGAGGAGCATCATGGAGAT TGATTTGTCCTACAACCACCTCCGTGGCCTGATTCCTCAAGAGGTTGGGATGCTACAAAATCTGATACTGTT AAAATTAGAAAGCAATAATATTACTGGAGATGTCTCTTCACTTACTTACTGCTTGAGTCTCAATATCTT AAATGTATCATACAACCACCTTTATGGTATTGTACCTACAGACAACAACTTCTCACGATTTTCACCCGACAG CTTCTTGGGTAACCCTGGACTTTGTGGCTATTGGCTTCGCTCTTCTTCATGCACACAGTTACCCAGTGCTGAGCGAATGAAGAGAT CCTCTACCTCAAAGGCCCCAAAGGTTGCATTTATTGGTATTGGTGTCGTAGGGCTTGTTATTCTGCTGGTTATCCTAGTAGCTGTTTGCTGGCCACAGAATTCACCAGTGCTCAAAGATGTCTCTGTAAACAAACCAG CATCAAGCAACGTTCCTCCCAAGCTTGTGATCCTCCACATGAACATGGCCCTCCATGTATATGATGATATAATGAGGGTTACTGAAAATTTGAGCGAAAAATACATCATTGGTTACGGAGCCTCAAGTACTGTCTACAGATGTGATCTGAAGAACTGCAAGCCGATTGCGATTAAAAAGCTATATGCTCACTACCCCCAGAGCTTGAAGGAATTTGAGACTGAACTTGAGACTGTTGGAAGCATCAAACACCGGAATCTTGTAAGCCTTCAGGGGTACTCCCTGTCACCTTCTGGGAATCTTCTTTTCTATGATTACTTGGAAAATGGCAGCCTCTGGGACATTTTACATG CTTCATCGAAGAAAAAGAAACTCGATTGGGAGGCTCGTCTCAAGATTGCTCTTGGTGCTGCTCATGGGCTTGCTTATCTTCACCATGAATGCAGTCCGCGAATAATTCACAGGGATGTGAAATCAAAGAATATCCTCCTAGACAAAGATTATGAGGCTCATCTTGCTGACTTTGGTATTGCCAAGAGCTTGTGTGTATCGAAGACGCACACATCAACATACGTGATGGGCACCATTGGCTACATTGACCCTGAGTATGCACGAACATCCCGGCTCAACGAGAAATCGGATGTATACAGCTACGGCATTGTCTTGTTGGAGTTGCTTACTGGCAAAAAGCCTGTCGACGATGAGTGCAATCTTCATCACTTG ATCCTATCCAAAGCCGCAGAGAACACGGTCATGGAGATGGTCGACCAAGACATCACCGACACGTGCAAAGATCTTGGCGAGGTCAAGAAGGTGTTCCAATTGGCACTCCTTTGCAGCAAGAGGCAACCATCGGATCGGCCAACCATGCATGAGGTCGCGCGCGTCCTGGACAGCCTAGTCCGCCCAGGTGCGCTCCCAAAGCAGGCACAGCCACAGGTGTCGGAGAAGTCATCCACCGCTCCGAGCTACGTCAGCGAGTATGTCGGTCTACGAGGTGGCAGCGCCCTCTCCTGCGCCAATTCATCCAGTGCGTCCGACGCCGAGCTCTTCATGAAGTTTGGTGAGGTGATATCACGGAGCACGGAGTAG